One genomic window of Burkholderia diffusa includes the following:
- the aceE gene encoding pyruvate dehydrogenase (acetyl-transferring), homodimeric type, whose amino-acid sequence MSAVPNEVMKYVAADRDDDPQETVEWLESLDGVISSVGTGRAHYLIEKQIEFARMHGEHLPFSANTPYINTIPVEAQAKIPGDQDLEHRIRSYTRWNALAMVLRAGKDTNVGGHIASFASAATLYDVGYNHFWHAASDQHGGDLVFVQGHSSPGVYSRAFLLGRLSEEQLDNFRQEVDGKGISSYPHPWLMPDFWQFPTVSMGLGPIMAIYQARFMKYLESRGIAKTAGRKVWAFLGDGETDEPESLGAIGMASREKLDNLVFVINCNLQRLDGPVRGNGKIIQELESEFRGAGWNVIKVIWGSRWDALFARDKSGALMRRMMEAVDGEYQTYKSESGAYVREHFFNTPELKALVADWSDDDIWALNRGGHDPHKIYAAFHEASNTKGAPTVILAKTIKGYGMGESGQAMNITHQQKKLPVEQLKKFRDQFRLPITDEQIADVPYLKFEEGSKELEYMRQKRMDLGGYLPHRREKATSLPVPALDAFEPLLKGTGEGREISTTMAFVRILNILLKDKALGKRVVPIVPDESRTFGMEGLFRQIGIWNQEGQKYVPEDSDQLMFYKESETGQILQEGINEAGGMCDWIAAATSYSTHGEIMVPFYIFYSMFGFQRIGDLAWAAGDMRSRGFLLGGTAGRTTLNGEGLQHEDGHSLLWAASVPNCVSYDPTFGYELAVIVQDGLRRMVQDQEDVYYYITVMNENYEHPAIPQGEHVAADIIKGMYAFKKADADAKAPRVQLLGAGTIFNEVIAAADLLKNDWGVAADLWSVPSFTELAREGHDVERWNLLHPTEGRRLSHVQKCLKDTQGPVIASTDYVRALVDQIRGQIDRRFVVLGTDGFGRSDTREKLRHFFEVDRHWVTVAALNALADEGTIERKVVADAIAKYNLDPSKPNPMTV is encoded by the coding sequence ATGTCCGCTGTACCGAACGAAGTGATGAAATATGTCGCCGCCGATCGTGACGACGACCCGCAAGAAACCGTTGAATGGCTCGAGTCGCTCGACGGCGTGATCTCCTCCGTGGGCACCGGCCGCGCGCACTACCTGATCGAAAAGCAGATCGAATTCGCCCGCATGCACGGCGAACACCTGCCGTTCTCCGCTAATACCCCGTACATCAACACGATCCCGGTCGAAGCCCAGGCGAAGATCCCGGGCGACCAGGACCTCGAGCACCGCATTCGTTCGTACACGCGCTGGAACGCGCTGGCGATGGTGCTGCGCGCAGGCAAGGACACGAACGTCGGCGGCCACATCGCGTCGTTCGCATCGGCCGCGACGCTCTATGACGTCGGCTACAACCATTTCTGGCACGCGGCGTCCGACCAGCACGGCGGCGATCTCGTGTTCGTGCAGGGCCACTCGTCGCCGGGCGTATACTCGCGCGCGTTCCTGCTCGGCCGCCTGTCGGAAGAGCAACTCGACAACTTCCGTCAGGAAGTCGACGGCAAGGGCATCTCGTCGTACCCGCACCCGTGGCTGATGCCGGACTTCTGGCAGTTCCCGACCGTGTCGATGGGTCTCGGCCCGATCATGGCGATCTACCAGGCACGCTTCATGAAGTACCTGGAATCGCGCGGCATCGCGAAGACCGCCGGCCGCAAGGTCTGGGCGTTCCTCGGCGACGGCGAGACGGACGAGCCGGAATCGCTCGGCGCGATCGGCATGGCGAGCCGCGAGAAGCTCGACAACCTCGTGTTCGTGATCAACTGCAACCTGCAGCGTCTCGACGGCCCGGTGCGCGGCAACGGCAAGATCATCCAGGAACTGGAATCGGAATTCCGCGGCGCCGGCTGGAACGTGATCAAGGTCATCTGGGGCAGCCGCTGGGATGCACTGTTCGCACGAGACAAGTCGGGCGCGCTGATGCGCCGCATGATGGAAGCCGTCGACGGCGAATACCAGACGTACAAGTCGGAGTCGGGCGCGTACGTGCGCGAGCACTTCTTCAACACGCCTGAGCTGAAGGCACTCGTCGCCGACTGGTCCGACGACGACATCTGGGCGTTGAACCGCGGCGGCCACGATCCGCACAAGATCTACGCGGCATTCCACGAAGCGAGCAACACGAAGGGCGCGCCGACCGTCATCCTCGCGAAGACCATCAAGGGCTACGGGATGGGCGAGTCCGGCCAGGCGATGAACATCACGCACCAGCAGAAGAAGCTGCCGGTCGAGCAACTGAAGAAGTTCCGTGACCAGTTCCGCCTGCCGATCACCGACGAACAGATCGCCGACGTGCCGTACCTGAAGTTCGAGGAAGGCTCGAAGGAACTCGAATACATGCGCCAGAAGCGCATGGACCTCGGCGGCTACCTGCCGCATCGCCGCGAGAAGGCGACGTCGCTGCCGGTGCCGGCGCTCGACGCGTTCGAGCCGCTGCTGAAGGGCACGGGCGAAGGCCGCGAGATCTCGACGACGATGGCGTTCGTGCGGATCCTGAACATCCTGCTGAAGGACAAGGCGCTCGGCAAGCGCGTCGTGCCGATCGTCCCGGACGAATCGCGTACGTTCGGCATGGAAGGCCTGTTCCGCCAGATCGGCATCTGGAACCAGGAAGGCCAGAAGTACGTGCCGGAAGACTCCGACCAGCTGATGTTCTACAAGGAATCGGAAACCGGCCAGATCCTGCAGGAAGGCATCAACGAAGCGGGCGGCATGTGCGACTGGATCGCGGCGGCAACGTCGTATTCGACGCACGGCGAGATCATGGTGCCGTTCTACATCTTCTATTCGATGTTCGGCTTCCAGCGGATCGGCGACCTGGCATGGGCGGCGGGCGACATGCGCTCGCGTGGCTTCCTGCTCGGCGGCACCGCGGGCCGCACGACGCTGAACGGCGAAGGCCTGCAGCACGAAGACGGTCACTCGCTCCTGTGGGCGGCATCGGTGCCGAACTGCGTGAGCTACGACCCGACGTTCGGCTACGAACTCGCGGTGATCGTCCAGGACGGCCTGCGCCGCATGGTGCAGGACCAGGAAGACGTGTACTACTACATCACGGTGATGAACGAGAACTACGAGCACCCGGCGATTCCGCAGGGCGAGCACGTGGCGGCCGACATCATCAAGGGCATGTACGCGTTCAAGAAGGCCGACGCCGACGCGAAGGCGCCCCGCGTGCAGTTGCTCGGCGCCGGTACGATCTTCAACGAAGTGATCGCCGCGGCCGACCTGCTGAAGAACGACTGGGGCGTCGCGGCCGATCTGTGGAGCGTGCCGAGCTTCACCGAACTCGCGCGCGAAGGCCATGACGTCGAGCGCTGGAACCTGCTCCATCCGACCGAGGGGCGCCGCCTGTCGCACGTGCAGAAGTGCCTGAAGGACACGCAGGGTCCGGTCATCGCATCGACCGACTACGTGCGCGCGCTGGTCGACCAGATCCGCGGCCAGATCGATCGCCGCTTCGTCGTGCTGGGCACGGACGGCTTCGGTCGTTCGGATACCCGCGAGAAGCTGCGTCACTTCTTCGAAGTCGACCGTCACTGGGTCACCGTCGCCGCGCTGAACGCGCTGGCCGACGAAGGCACGATCGAGCGCAAGGTGGTCGCGGACGCGATTGCCAAGTACAACCTCGATCCGTCGAAGCCCAACCCGATGACCGTTTAA
- the lpdA gene encoding dihydrolipoyl dehydrogenase translates to MSLIEVKVPDIGDFSGVDVIEVNVKPGDVIEKEQTLITLESDKASMEVPSDVAGTVKEVKVKAGEKVSQGTVIAIVEASAGAAAPAKAAEPAKAAAPAPAAAPAAAPAPAPQSGSYSGSADIECDMLVLGAGPGGYSAAFRAADLGMKTVLVERYSTLGGVCLNVGCIPSKALLHTALVVEEAEALAAHGISFGKPQVDLDKLRDFKGGVVKKLTTGLAGMAKARKVEVVTGVGAFVDPYHMEVQGENGKKVVKFKQAIIAAGSQAVKLPFMPEDPRVVDSTGALELRQLPKRMLVIGGGIIGLEMATVYSTLGAEIDVVEMMDGLMMGADRDLVKVWEKYNAKRFGNVMLKTKTVGAEAKEDGIYVKFEGEKAPAEAQRYDLVLVAVGRSPNGKKIGADKAGVAVTDRGFIDVDKQMRTNVPHIFAIGDVVGQPMLAHKAVHEGHVAAEAAHGEKAYFDALQIPSVAYTDPEVAWAGKTEDQCKAEGIKYGKAVFPWAASGRAIANGRDEGFTKLIFDEETHRVIGGGIVGLNAGDLISEVCLAVEMGADAEDIGKTIHPHPTLGESVGMAAELYEGVCTDLPPQRKK, encoded by the coding sequence ATGAGTCTCATCGAAGTCAAGGTTCCGGATATCGGCGATTTCAGCGGCGTCGATGTCATCGAAGTCAACGTGAAGCCGGGCGACGTGATCGAAAAAGAGCAGACGCTCATCACGCTCGAATCGGACAAGGCCTCCATGGAAGTGCCCAGCGATGTCGCCGGCACGGTCAAGGAAGTCAAGGTCAAGGCCGGCGAGAAAGTCTCGCAAGGCACGGTCATCGCCATCGTAGAAGCTTCGGCAGGCGCCGCCGCTCCCGCGAAAGCTGCCGAACCCGCGAAGGCCGCAGCACCGGCTCCGGCCGCTGCGCCCGCCGCCGCCCCGGCACCCGCACCGCAATCCGGCAGCTACAGCGGCTCCGCCGACATCGAGTGCGACATGCTCGTGCTCGGCGCCGGCCCCGGCGGCTACTCGGCCGCGTTCCGCGCCGCCGACCTCGGCATGAAGACGGTGCTGGTCGAGCGCTACTCGACGCTCGGCGGCGTGTGCCTGAACGTCGGCTGCATTCCGTCGAAGGCGCTGCTGCACACGGCGCTCGTCGTTGAAGAAGCCGAAGCGCTCGCTGCGCACGGCATCTCGTTCGGCAAGCCGCAGGTCGACCTCGACAAGCTGCGCGACTTCAAGGGCGGCGTCGTCAAGAAGCTGACGACGGGCCTCGCCGGCATGGCGAAGGCCCGCAAGGTCGAAGTCGTGACCGGCGTCGGCGCGTTCGTCGATCCGTATCACATGGAAGTGCAGGGCGAGAACGGCAAGAAAGTCGTCAAGTTCAAGCAGGCGATCATCGCCGCGGGCTCGCAGGCGGTGAAGCTGCCGTTCATGCCGGAAGACCCGCGCGTCGTCGATTCGACGGGCGCGCTCGAACTGCGCCAGTTGCCCAAGCGCATGCTCGTGATCGGCGGCGGCATCATCGGCCTCGAAATGGCGACGGTGTACTCGACGCTCGGCGCCGAGATCGACGTCGTCGAAATGATGGACGGCCTGATGATGGGCGCGGACCGCGATCTCGTGAAGGTCTGGGAAAAGTACAACGCGAAGCGCTTCGGCAACGTGATGCTGAAGACCAAGACGGTCGGCGCGGAAGCGAAGGAAGACGGCATCTACGTGAAGTTCGAGGGCGAGAAGGCGCCGGCGGAAGCGCAGCGCTACGACCTCGTGCTCGTCGCGGTGGGCCGCAGCCCGAACGGCAAGAAGATCGGTGCCGACAAGGCGGGCGTCGCGGTGACCGACCGCGGTTTCATCGACGTCGACAAGCAGATGCGCACGAACGTCCCGCACATCTTCGCGATCGGCGACGTCGTCGGTCAGCCGATGCTCGCGCACAAGGCGGTGCATGAAGGCCACGTCGCAGCGGAAGCCGCGCACGGCGAAAAGGCGTACTTCGACGCGCTGCAGATCCCGTCGGTGGCGTACACGGATCCGGAAGTGGCCTGGGCCGGCAAGACGGAAGACCAGTGCAAGGCCGAAGGCATCAAGTACGGCAAGGCCGTGTTCCCGTGGGCCGCATCGGGCCGCGCGATCGCGAACGGCCGCGACGAAGGCTTCACGAAGCTGATCTTCGACGAGGAAACCCATCGCGTGATCGGCGGCGGCATCGTCGGCCTGAACGCGGGCGACCTGATCAGCGAAGTGTGCCTCGCCGTCGAGATGGGCGCGGACGCGGAAGACATCGGCAAGACGATCCATCCGCACCCGACGCTCGGCGAATCGGTCGGCATGGCCGCCGAGCTGTACGAAGGCGTCTGCACGGACCTGCCGCCGCAACGCAAGAAGTAA
- the pbpG gene encoding D-alanyl-D-alanine endopeptidase: MKAESFSPRRLLQSMTLGTAVSVAVALLATAASVAPADAFAATAKTHQAARKAASTSSAKKKTVKAASAKSANVASADAPKATRKRATLASNVHGHHGAVRKVAFQPRRPTVGQAFGLHDTPDALALRSSVAYVVDQNTGEPLFDKNSHAVVPIASISKLMTAMVVLDSKAPMTDQLEVTDEDRDYEKGTGSRLSVGSVLSREDMLHIALMASENRAAAALSRYYPGGRPAFIAAMNAKAKSLGMNDTHFENSTGLSSSNVSSARDLVKMVNAAYQYPMIRQFSTDRTYDVNTGKRNLVYNSTNALIRGNGSWDIGLQKTGFINEAGECLVMQATIHGRPMVMVLLDSFGKYSRFADASRLRNWLDAGGGERLTAANTANGGT; this comes from the coding sequence ATGAAAGCCGAATCGTTTTCACCGCGCAGATTGTTGCAGAGCATGACGCTCGGCACGGCTGTGTCGGTCGCCGTCGCCTTGCTGGCGACTGCTGCGTCCGTCGCACCCGCTGACGCCTTTGCCGCCACTGCGAAGACTCACCAGGCCGCCAGGAAAGCCGCTTCTACTTCTTCGGCGAAGAAGAAGACGGTGAAGGCCGCCTCCGCGAAATCCGCCAACGTCGCGTCGGCCGACGCGCCGAAGGCAACGCGCAAGCGCGCGACGCTCGCGTCGAATGTGCACGGCCACCACGGCGCGGTGCGCAAGGTCGCGTTCCAGCCGCGCCGGCCGACGGTCGGCCAGGCATTCGGCCTGCACGACACGCCGGACGCGCTCGCGCTGCGCTCGAGCGTCGCGTACGTCGTCGACCAGAACACCGGCGAGCCGCTGTTCGACAAGAATTCGCACGCGGTCGTGCCGATCGCGTCGATCTCGAAGCTGATGACGGCGATGGTCGTGCTCGACTCGAAGGCGCCGATGACCGATCAGCTCGAGGTCACGGACGAAGATCGCGACTACGAGAAGGGCACGGGCTCGCGCCTGTCGGTCGGCTCGGTCCTGTCGCGCGAGGACATGTTGCACATCGCGCTGATGGCGTCGGAAAACCGTGCCGCTGCCGCGCTGTCGCGCTACTACCCGGGCGGCCGTCCGGCGTTCATCGCCGCGATGAATGCGAAGGCGAAATCGCTCGGCATGAACGACACGCACTTCGAGAATTCGACGGGCCTGTCGAGCTCGAACGTGTCGAGCGCGCGCGACCTCGTGAAGATGGTCAATGCGGCGTACCAGTACCCGATGATTCGCCAGTTCTCGACCGACCGTACGTACGACGTCAATACGGGCAAGCGCAACCTGGTCTACAACAGCACGAACGCGCTGATTCGCGGCAACGGGTCGTGGGATATCGGCCTGCAGAAGACGGGCTTCATCAACGAGGCAGGCGAATGTCTCGTGATGCAGGCGACCATCCATGGTCGGCCGATGGTGATGGTGCTGCTGGATTCGTTCGGCAAGTACTCGCGTTTCGCCGACGCGTCGCGCCTGCGCAACTGGCTCGACGCCGGCGGCGGCGAGCGCCTGACGGCGGCCAACACGGCGAACGGGGGCACCTGA
- the fixL gene encoding oxygen sensor histidine kinase FixL has product MLTDRLFARSARPSGPPAESQPSRWHHGPWWSNSYLLTPLLSILVFLVVMSLILWSLNRREQQQQEDTLFRNVAWAQQQIRLSMTGAQEQLQALSRDLASGRLDQNAFQMAVADVMQTHPEILYLNWYTAPGVQRWPTVHPPLLGQRLAKPGDAQMQDAVRGAYDEARSTRRQAYSPLIYDDFGNGFITLQTPVMRGDREYLGSIAAVFSVEGILKHDIPQELSSKYKISITDSNNRELSSTSTRPRLPRDSHYDLPLDPPGQGLTVRVYAFPQLTNLTNNTLVWLVAGLSCFVLWSLWSLWKHTRQRFEAQQALYAEAFFRRAMENSVLIGMRVLDMHGRITHVNPAFCRMTGWDETDLVGKVAPFPYWPRDAYPEMQRQLDMTLRGKAPSSGFELRVRRKNGTLFHARLYVSPLIDSSGRQTGWMSSMTDITEPKRAREELAAAHERFTTVLESLDAAVSVLAADEAELLFANRYYRHLFGIRPDGHLELSGGGFDRAQASSDSIDMVDAFAGLPAAALTSSTADAQEVYVESIQKWFEVRRQYIQWVDGHLAQMQIATDITTRKKAQELAHQQEEKLQFTSRLMTMGEMASSIAHELNQPLAAINNYCSGTLALVKSGRGTPETLQPALEKTAQQALRAGMIVKRIREFVKRSEPKRQPARVADIVADAVGLAEIEARKRRIRIVTEILARMPIIYVDPVLIEQVLVNLMKNAAEAMADVKPASADGVIRVVADIDAGFVDIRVIDQGPGVDEATAERLFEPFYSTKSDGMGMGLNICRSIIESHRGRLWVVNNVEPDGRISGATFHCSLPIGEPADLGQGGREASASHTVTGEL; this is encoded by the coding sequence ATGTTGACCGATCGGCTTTTCGCACGCTCGGCGCGACCGTCGGGCCCGCCGGCGGAGTCGCAGCCGTCCCGCTGGCACCACGGACCGTGGTGGTCCAACTCCTATCTGCTGACACCGCTGCTGTCGATCCTCGTGTTCCTCGTGGTGATGAGCCTGATTCTATGGAGCCTCAATCGCCGCGAACAGCAGCAGCAGGAAGACACGCTGTTCCGTAACGTCGCGTGGGCGCAGCAGCAGATCCGCCTGTCGATGACGGGCGCGCAGGAGCAACTGCAGGCGCTGTCGCGCGATCTCGCGTCCGGCCGCCTCGACCAGAACGCGTTCCAGATGGCCGTCGCGGACGTGATGCAGACGCATCCGGAAATCCTCTATCTGAACTGGTACACCGCGCCCGGCGTGCAGCGCTGGCCGACCGTGCATCCGCCGCTGCTCGGCCAGCGACTCGCGAAGCCCGGCGACGCACAGATGCAGGACGCCGTGCGCGGCGCATACGACGAGGCGCGCAGCACGCGCCGCCAGGCCTATTCGCCGCTGATCTACGACGACTTCGGCAACGGCTTCATCACGCTGCAGACACCCGTGATGCGCGGCGATCGCGAATATCTCGGCTCGATCGCCGCGGTGTTTTCGGTCGAAGGGATCCTGAAGCACGACATCCCGCAGGAGCTGTCGTCGAAGTACAAGATCTCGATCACCGACTCGAACAATCGCGAGCTGTCGTCCACGTCGACGCGCCCGCGCCTGCCGCGCGACTCCCACTACGACCTGCCGCTCGATCCGCCCGGCCAGGGGCTGACCGTGCGCGTATACGCATTCCCGCAGCTCACGAACCTGACCAACAATACGCTCGTGTGGCTGGTCGCCGGGCTGTCGTGCTTCGTGCTGTGGAGCCTCTGGAGCCTGTGGAAGCACACGCGCCAGCGCTTCGAGGCGCAGCAGGCGCTGTACGCGGAAGCGTTCTTCCGCCGCGCGATGGAAAACTCGGTGCTGATCGGCATGCGCGTGCTCGACATGCACGGCCGCATCACGCACGTGAACCCCGCTTTCTGCCGGATGACGGGCTGGGACGAGACCGACCTCGTCGGCAAGGTCGCGCCGTTCCCATACTGGCCGCGCGACGCGTACCCGGAAATGCAGCGCCAGCTCGACATGACGCTGCGCGGCAAGGCGCCGAGCTCGGGATTCGAGCTGCGCGTGCGGCGCAAGAACGGCACGCTGTTCCATGCGCGCCTTTACGTGTCGCCGCTGATCGACAGCTCGGGCCGCCAGACCGGCTGGATGTCGTCGATGACCGACATCACCGAGCCGAAGCGCGCGCGCGAGGAACTCGCGGCCGCGCACGAGCGCTTCACGACGGTGCTCGAAAGCCTTGACGCCGCGGTGTCGGTGCTGGCCGCCGACGAAGCCGAGCTGCTGTTCGCGAACCGCTACTACCGCCACCTGTTCGGGATTCGCCCGGACGGCCACCTCGAGTTGTCGGGTGGCGGCTTTGACCGCGCGCAGGCGTCGTCCGACTCGATCGACATGGTCGACGCGTTCGCGGGCCTGCCGGCGGCCGCGCTGACGAGCAGCACGGCGGATGCGCAGGAGGTGTACGTCGAAAGCATCCAGAAGTGGTTCGAGGTGCGCCGCCAGTACATCCAGTGGGTGGACGGCCACCTCGCGCAGATGCAGATCGCGACCGACATCACGACCCGCAAGAAAGCGCAGGAGCTCGCGCACCAGCAGGAAGAAAAGCTGCAGTTCACGAGCCGATTGATGACGATGGGCGAAATGGCGTCGTCGATTGCTCACGAATTGAACCAGCCGCTCGCGGCGATCAACAATTACTGCTCGGGCACGCTCGCGCTCGTGAAGAGCGGCCGCGGCACGCCAGAGACGCTGCAGCCCGCGCTGGAAAAAACCGCGCAACAGGCGTTGCGCGCGGGGATGATCGTCAAGCGGATCCGCGAATTCGTGAAGCGCAGCGAGCCGAAACGCCAGCCCGCGCGGGTCGCGGACATCGTCGCCGACGCGGTTGGGCTCGCCGAAATCGAGGCCAGGAAGCGCAGGATCCGGATCGTCACGGAAATCCTCGCAAGAATGCCTATTATTTATGTCGACCCCGTGCTAATCGAGCAGGTGCTCGTGAACCTGATGAAGAACGCGGCCGAGGCGATGGCCGACGTGAAGCCGGCGTCGGCGGACGGCGTGATCCGCGTCGTCGCCGACATCGACGCGGGTTTCGTCGACATCCGCGTGATCGACCAGGGTCCGGGCGTGGACGAAGCGACCGCCGAACGCCTGTTCGAACCGTTTTACAGCACCAAGTCCGACGGCATGGGCATGGGGCTGAATATCTGCCGTTCGATCATCGAATCGCATCGGGGGCGTCTGTGGGTGGTCAACAATGTCGAACCGGACGGCCGCATTTCCGGCGCGACATTCCACTGCAGCCTGCCCATTGGGGAACCCGCTGATCTCGGCCAAGGGGGGCGCGAGGCATCGGCATCACATACCGTTACGGGAGAACTATGA
- the aceF gene encoding dihydrolipoyllysine-residue acetyltransferase produces MSQAIEVKVPDIGDYKDVPVIEVLVKAGDTVEPEQSLVTLESDKATMDVPSPAAGTVKEVKVKVGDSVSEGSLIILLDGGAAAQANGAATPAAAPAPAAAPAPAAAAPAAAPAAAGGTLEVKVPDIGDYKDVPVIEIGVKVGDTVEKEQSLVTLESDKATMDVPSPAAGVVKEIKVKVGDSVSEGTLIVLLDAAAGAAPAAAPQASAPAPAAAAPAPAAAPAPAKAAPAPAAAAPAAAPSGEYRASHASPSVRKFARELGVEVARVQGSGPKGRITKDDITGFVKGVMTGQRAAPAAAAAPAGGGELNLLLWPKVDFSKFGPFEAKPLSRIKKISGANLHRNWVMIPHVTNNDEADITELEALRVQLNKEHEKAGVKFTMLAFVIKAVVAALKKFPTFNASLDGDNLVFKQYYHIGFAADTPNGLVVPVIRDADKKGLVDIAKEMAELSKAARDGKLKPDQMQGGCFSISSLGGIGGTHFTPIINAPEVAILGLSRGQMKPVWDGKQFVPRLTLPLSLSYDHRVIDGAEAARFNAYLGALLADFRRIIL; encoded by the coding sequence ATGAGTCAAGCGATCGAAGTGAAGGTGCCGGATATCGGCGATTACAAGGACGTGCCCGTCATCGAGGTGCTCGTGAAGGCGGGCGACACGGTCGAGCCCGAGCAGTCGCTCGTCACGCTCGAGTCGGACAAGGCGACGATGGACGTCCCGAGCCCGGCCGCCGGCACGGTCAAGGAAGTGAAGGTCAAGGTGGGCGATTCCGTGTCGGAAGGCTCGCTGATCATCCTGCTCGACGGCGGCGCCGCGGCGCAGGCGAACGGCGCAGCAACGCCGGCAGCAGCGCCGGCTCCGGCGGCAGCGCCGGCACCAGCCGCCGCAGCGCCGGCCGCCGCTCCCGCTGCTGCGGGCGGCACGCTCGAAGTGAAGGTGCCCGACATCGGCGACTACAAGGACGTCCCGGTGATCGAGATCGGCGTGAAGGTCGGCGACACGGTCGAGAAGGAGCAGTCGCTCGTCACGCTCGAGTCGGACAAGGCGACGATGGACGTGCCGAGCCCGGCCGCCGGCGTCGTGAAGGAAATCAAGGTCAAGGTGGGCGATTCGGTGTCGGAAGGCACGCTGATCGTGCTGCTCGACGCCGCCGCCGGCGCAGCGCCTGCCGCTGCACCGCAAGCGAGCGCACCGGCACCGGCCGCTGCCGCGCCGGCACCCGCCGCCGCACCGGCGCCCGCGAAGGCTGCGCCGGCTCCGGCTGCTGCCGCGCCGGCCGCCGCCCCGTCGGGCGAGTACCGCGCGAGCCACGCATCGCCTTCCGTGCGCAAGTTCGCGCGCGAACTCGGCGTCGAAGTCGCACGCGTGCAGGGTAGCGGTCCGAAGGGCCGCATCACGAAGGACGACATCACCGGCTTCGTGAAGGGCGTGATGACGGGCCAGCGCGCGGCACCGGCCGCGGCGGCCGCGCCGGCTGGCGGCGGCGAGCTGAACCTGCTGCTGTGGCCGAAGGTCGACTTCTCGAAGTTCGGCCCGTTCGAGGCGAAGCCGCTGTCGCGCATCAAGAAGATCTCGGGCGCGAACCTGCATCGCAACTGGGTGATGATCCCGCACGTCACGAACAACGACGAAGCGGACATCACCGAGCTCGAAGCGCTGCGCGTGCAACTGAACAAGGAGCACGAGAAGGCGGGCGTGAAATTCACGATGCTCGCATTCGTGATCAAGGCGGTCGTCGCCGCGCTGAAGAAGTTCCCGACCTTCAACGCGAGCCTCGACGGCGACAACCTGGTGTTCAAGCAGTACTACCACATCGGTTTCGCTGCGGACACGCCGAACGGTCTCGTCGTGCCGGTGATCCGCGACGCGGACAAGAAGGGGCTCGTCGACATCGCGAAGGAAATGGCCGAGCTGTCGAAGGCCGCACGCGACGGCAAGCTCAAACCGGACCAGATGCAGGGCGGCTGCTTCTCGATCTCGTCGCTCGGCGGGATCGGCGGCACCCACTTCACGCCGATCATCAACGCGCCGGAAGTCGCGATCCTCGGGTTGTCGCGCGGCCAGATGAAGCCGGTGTGGGACGGCAAGCAGTTCGTGCCGCGTCTGACGCTGCCGCTGTCGCTGTCGTATGACCATCGTGTCATCGATGGCGCGGAAGCCGCGCGGTTCAATGCGTATCTCGGTGCATTGCTTGCCGATTTCCGCCGCATCATTCTTTGA
- a CDS encoding phasin family protein: protein MSLLTPEQIAAAQKANLESLFGLTTKAFEGVEKLIELNLQVVKSSLAESQENAQRLLSVKDAQELIALQASLSQPVAEKVLSYSRHLYEIASSTQAEFAKVAEAQFEEQNKKVQALVDNVAKNAPAGSETAVAALKSALNAANTTYETVQKAAKQAVEIAETNFNAAAAVATKAASAAASRRSSKPAA, encoded by the coding sequence ATGTCCTTGCTGACCCCCGAGCAAATCGCCGCCGCCCAGAAAGCCAACCTCGAAAGCCTGTTCGGTCTGACGACCAAGGCGTTCGAAGGCGTCGAAAAGCTGATCGAACTCAATCTGCAGGTCGTGAAGTCGTCGCTGGCGGAAAGCCAGGAAAACGCGCAGCGCCTGCTGTCGGTGAAGGACGCACAGGAACTGATCGCGCTGCAAGCGAGCCTGTCGCAGCCGGTCGCGGAGAAGGTGCTGTCGTACAGCCGTCACCTGTATGAAATCGCGTCGTCGACGCAAGCCGAGTTCGCGAAGGTTGCCGAAGCGCAATTCGAAGAGCAGAACAAGAAGGTCCAGGCGCTCGTCGACAACGTCGCGAAGAACGCCCCGGCCGGTTCGGAAACGGCTGTCGCCGCACTGAAGTCGGCACTGAACGCAGCGAACACGACGTACGAAACGGTCCAGAAGGCTGCCAAGCAAGCCGTCGAGATCGCCGAAACGAACTTCAACGCGGCTGCCGCTGTCGCGACGAAGGCTGCGAGCGCTGCCGCATCGCGCCGTTCGAGCAAGCCGGCCGCGTAA